In the Glycine max cultivar Williams 82 chromosome 6, Glycine_max_v4.0, whole genome shotgun sequence genome, aattaaagtcaCCCTGACCAGTTGAATGAAATAATATTCCAGAGCGCCCAATCCATGGAATGGAATTTAATAACCGAGCCATATTTGTCTACATTCAAAATTTATCCACTCACTAAAGAATAAAAACGAAAATTAAGCTTCACCCACGGGCTAAAACTGGTAGGTAAAGGTCATCATCAAAATTCTAAATTCCCAAATACTGTATCTGAACTTAGATAGTATAAGTAAAATTACTtaactataaattaattaagaaagttgATAATACTAGCAGCTATGGatccataaatattttataataagggCAAAAAAGtactaatttataatattttcaaagaaaaattattaattttaaatctttacaaaatacataattttatgataaaaaaattcaaaatatttaagcttatacaaattataattgaattaatGTGAATATTTGTGTCACTTATTtgtttaaaagataaagttaacataaatttattatttcttttatctcttaatttttttataaaatattttcatattatggcaacaatatttattttttatggggataattatttttattaaatatattcaagtaaaaatatcttAAGTGAAAACGATTATTCCTTTGAGCTTGAGGTGGATCCGCCCTAACTAGTATTATTTAATTCTTATGATCACatttaaaaagtaaacatttttttctaaaacacaGTTACATTGGAACTTGATTtatcaagaataaaaagaagttcttGAAACATAGAgtcaaaattaattagaatagatgaaaataattaaaattactatcTGTATCAAAATAATACCTCGCTCTAATTACTCcaaaatattttccaattttGACACGTGGGCCCTTTCAGTGGGAGCATTGACGGGCGTAACGAAACTATTCAATCCTTGACCGCAGCttgcattttccaaaacttgatCAACGGCTACAGATTCGAATTTGTAGTTGATCAAAGCAAAAAATGGTGGCGCCGAGGGGAAGTTGGATGGAGACGCACGCGCGTGACGACACCTTTATAAAGTCCCTCACACTGTTCCCTTCTCCTTCATTCCAAAGCGTGTCACTCTCTGCTCTCattactctttttcttttctctttctctttctctggaCAAGGAATCAATTACCCTGTTCACGTTTGTTTTCTCACTACCACAAACACAAAGCCTACAAACCAAGCAAATCATCCCCTTCTTCTTCAATCATGCCCCTGTCATAACACATCGACATACTAGACAACCTAGCTTCCATGGCAGCTTTTTAACCTTCCTCTATTTCTCACACCTAGAACAAACCCCTACCCCACCAAACAACACTTTATTATTCCCCTCTTCCTCACCCTCCAATCTCTCATCATTCTCTTTCACCCGTGCTGCTCCAATTTTATTACACACCCAACATGTACAcaacaaagagagaacaacaaaGGTTCAGGTTCCAAAACGACTCTAAAACCCCCTCCTTCTCTTCAACTCTACTCGATAAAGTCTACCGTTCCATCGACCAGAGCAACGACATGAAGCTCTACAACGAAACGATGGGGAAGAAACAGAGCAGAGTCGTCGTCGAAGAAGAAGAGATAACAGCTGCCAGCATTCGCCGCGCTTGTTTGCTTGAAAAATGGAATCGAAGCGAAAAGGTTGGAACTCAATGGAAAACACAAACGCGTTGGCATCATCATCGTCATCACGAACATGACCAGGACGTTATGTTCTTCAGTTCAACTTCGAGTTCCTCGGATTCTAGTTCTGGTTTGTTGTCCTCCTCTGACACGGAATCATTGTACGGACTGAGGTCGAAATCGCGATTTTCGTGTTTCGCGCCGCCGAGGCCGAAGCCAGTGATGACGTCAGCGAGCAATGAGGAGGGTCTAAGAAAGTCAAAATCGAGGGCGTTAAAGATTTACAACAATCTGAAGAAGGTGAAGCAACCCATCTCACCGGGGGGTAAGTTAAGTAATTTTCTTAACTCTCTGTTGGCGACAGGGGGGAGCGTAAAGAAAACCAAAACCTACGACGACACGAAAGCTCCCAAGTCGGGACAAGACTCCACGTGTTCCTCCGCTTCCTCCTTCTCGCGGTCTTGTTTGAGCAAGGCTACACCTTCCTCCTCTAAAGACAAGTTGCGAGATGGAGTTAAGCGAACGGTGCGTTTTTACCCCGTGAGTGTGATCCTGAACGAGGATTCTCGACCGTGTGGGCATAAGTGTTTGTATGAAGAGGACACGCGCGTAATGGCGTGGAAAATTGGGCgcaagaagaatgaagatgaagaattaAGGGTCGTGGATAACAGTAGGCGCGTGGAGGAGGCTGCTAGAGAGTTCTTGAAAGAGTATCGTCGAAGCCAGAAGAAGAGCGATTTCATTAATTTGAGGGATTTTACTAATTTGGATAatgacgatgatgatgatgatgcagCGAGTTGTTCAAGTTCGGATCTGTTCGAGCTTGATCACCTAGCGGTGATGGGAAATAATAGGTATCGTGAGGATCTTCCCGTTTACGAGACTACTTATGTTAGTACTAATCGCGCCATTGCTAATGGCCTCATATAATGTACTACTAGTAGTTCTGTTCATTTCAAGCCTATGATAATAAATtacatgcagattatatattACTATAATCATTTTGTTTCATCTTCATAACTGTTTTTTCTATACAAGATAGGGAGACGAATTAAGGCAGCGTTTTATCGAAACAAAAATGTACTAGTTTTAATTAGAAAGCAATATGAtagtattatatttataaatttaataatggtTTTTCTTCTTAACTATGAATTTATAAGTAAATGGTTTGATTCGGATTCCAAATATGAATTAGCAACCCAATTATTAGTACGAATTAGAAATCGTGATTTgctcattataaaaataaataaataaatcatgaatTGTTTGAGATGATTGTGGGCATATATTGTGAATTAGAAACCAAATGAGTCGTTTTCTACTTTGTTTTGTCATTGTTTGAGCAAGACAAAAATGCGCCAGTTTTAATTAGAAagcaataaatttaataatggttatggattataaaattaagtaaatggTTTGATTCGGATACCAAATATGAATTAGAATTCCAATTAGTACGGATTAGAAACCGTGATTTGCTTGAGATCGATGATTGTGAGTATTGCGAATTAGAAACCAAATTAGTCGTTTTCTACTTTGTTTTGCCATTGGTGAGTATCTGGATGAATTCCAAACGTAGACATGGTAACTTTTTTCTGGTTAGTAATTGCATAGGTGCTTAATTTTGTGGCGGTGTGAACTGAGCTAGGCTCAGGCACATCCCGTGTTAGATACAGTAACTTTTATCCTTTGTGTAAGTAGGTATCTAGGAATGCGTGCGTGTGGCTGGCTGAAGAGAATGTTTTTGAGTGAACgagaatatgataaaaaaaggaCAGTAGCTGCGTGATTTATAAAAGCGAGTAGGTTACAAAAGGAGAGAGAGGTTTGGATGTGTTAATATTTCTGGATCATGATCAAACATTCACACATAGATACTGACAGAGTAGGTAGATGAAGGAGGGGTgatcaaagaagaaaattaatactaaaaaagaggaagaggaaaACGAAAGATTCGAGATGGTAGTCACAAGCAAAATGAGGGGTGCGATGGCAACCCATGGGAATAGAGAAAGTGAACACTAAAGCTTAtgctttctcaattttctttcttccatCCTCTCTGGAATTCGTATTTTGTATTGGCCACCGTTACTTGCAGGTTGCGCTACCATTCAAAAATACTACAAATGACAACAgcagcattttttttctttttaaattttaaatgttgttGTACTTTAATGGGGTCTTATAGGTTGGTTGATTGTTGCAAGTTGTTGTTTTATGGTGGGGAAAAAAAGGTTATGATAGGAGGGGGCAATCGATGATGTTGAGTGATGAGGGCAAGAGTGCAGTTAGTTTTGTCCTTTGTTTTGAGCACTTGTTGGTACATAGTACAATGCAGACTCTGCTTAGAATGATGGTGTTGAAAGCAAATCCAAGTCACTGATGCGCGGTAAAGTAAGCAATTATTGTTGCGGGGTGTTAACTTAAGATGCTGATTGCTGATTATTCACAGCCACACAGAACAGGACACTGGTCAATAGCCAGACATCTGGGTTCCTTGTACTTAACAAGcaacaaagttttttttcttctttttttttcatgtaattttCGTCCTTGAGATActttttataatcttttttattttattataagaaatttttctaattttgagatatattgatttttttatattttttaaaaaattaatgagaatCAATTAAGTgaataaaatgataagaaaataataattttaaaattataataccaataattgataaatttaatataatgaattaaattaattatttttttttaaatgtgaattgattaaaagaatcttataatttgtaacaaaaagaaatataattttactattTCTGCATTTTAGGAGTCACTTTAATGGTACAACTtacaaaaatgattaaaatattaaatactatatatttacaatacacttcttttatatatatataaaagacaaCACACTATATATCATCAAATCACAAATTATTACATAtactaaatttaataataatttctttaaatattgttttaattatagaaattaaattctaatcAAAATGGATCTCATCATGAAAtacatacttttattttataacttaattctaaatatttttccAGATGAAACTCgtaaattaatttacatttcttacttttagttttttttcctactGTTATTAAAACATAAACATATTATGTGATTGTTAAATCCCTTTATATAggaatattttcaatttttttataaaattcttttgaaataatctcttgcattattattattttttttgaatggcAATGTTTCAGtcaatctctttctctcttcttgaGGATGGGGAAAGATAACTTAGCTGCGCATTCATTATTTAGGTGAAGCGCAATTTAGTAAAAAGAGTGAGATAAGGACTCTTAATGGTTTTAAgggtttatttaaattaaaaaaaaatcgtataatttttatttatgatcatttaTGTGTGCTAATAAGCTACACTTTTAGGATTTGTTCTacaaatataagtaaattattaaagtattttaccaaaaattaaatgagaGTATTAACAGTTTAGAATAGTTTaacaaacttaaaatataacataaaattatacGTAGagatagttaaaataaatttacttaatCCATATTTCACTTCACCTAAACATTTTGTGTGTGTCCtagctaaaataaattaataagagtCCTAAAGACCCATGTGCATAGCAATTCTCAAGTTAGAGGTGTTGGATCATGAtcgataaataaaattttattctaaagagaaattatatgttttaacaataaaatatacaatagaaggggaaataaaaagataaaggacATAAATGtgtgataaaataatatgatggagagaaaaatattatgagAAACTAACACAGTTTTAAATAAACAATACTATTactctattttaaattattcgTAACCATTGGAAAGCGAACCACTGAATGTAGGGTTGATTGTTAGTTAGTAGACCTAATAATAGCCTACTCAAATAAAGCATATTATTAAGATGACTACGTGACGAGCATGCATATGGTTGCAAAATGTAGGAAGACCCACATAAAAAGAATCTCTCCCTTAGTCAAAATATCAACATGATCACATATCATTTAGAAACTAATATTTACCTGCTGTTGTGCAATTAACGGATGGTGGATGTATGACTAAATTATTCAGGAATTGCAGGTAGGGAAGTGCTTACGTAATTTTTAATGCACTATTTTACgggtttgaatttaaaattagagCAAAATTAGTAGGGAAAAGCTTTAAAAACTCTCTCGGAGGATTTAAAAAATGAGTAAGGATAGTTCCTATGGTTAAAGATTCCGTACAGTGGTGAGTTGGACAAGTAGCAAGCAATGACGAGAGGAATAAATTTTTGCTGGTTCGTCCAAAAAgactaagtgtttttttttaatgaaaaaggaTAATGATTAtcgcatatttttctttttttttaccatcttccttttctttctttttttataatatctttattttatttattttctttctttttttataatatttttattttatttctttactttcttttctcttttcaccgTCTACACCTAAAAAATGATGTATGAAGTCATCATTatccaaagaaaaatatacccgtttgagagattttgcatATACTAAAGAGTatactatttattatattatcattaaataattatgcaGAAACTACTATTCAGCAAGGCGATCCACATGATGTTATTTTACGGCATGAGtatcttttttcaattaaattgtcCTTGTGGGTATCTAGATTGAGCAAGTTGTTACTTGTCACGTTAAAATACTTAGctataatcataattatattcATTTCCCTCGCACTCATGAATCCCTATAtccacatattttatatttagccCTTCGGTTAGAGCTTGGACTATCTAAGCAAACTTATTAAACTGAATTGATTCGGAAGCTACAGATAAACTAAAAAAGTCAAATACTGCTGCTATACTTTTATTTGGATGAATTAATGCTGCTAAACTATTCCGTATATATTCCACGCTGTGAAATTGGaagataaaagaataataatggaGATAGAAACAGGCTAAGAAAAGAGTAAGAACTCTTGTGGGCCTTTCCAAGGTGGGAGCTTGATTTAAGTAAAGATCTTGCTATTTACACCACAATTTTGCTAAGTATACCTCCATAACCCCTTTCTACCTCCCAACTACCCATTATACCCTTTTTTCTTAAAGATGTAGAtcccttttctttttggaaatgtatttccggaataggtatatattttttttaataaaatatcacttaggaattaaaattgttgatgagaaatacaaaaaaaaaaaaatcattgactAGATAGTCGCTTATCTTAAATCCATTTATGttagtcttatttttattttatcattggaGTTTTTTAAATCCtatctaaaatcttatttttttttctattttcattattctttaAACCCTAATTTTAAACCATCTTCAccatatattcattatataatattgtatttttatcaataacatacaatattttgtatttttcttcatGTAGCATTATATTTCGAGGTATGTTCATGTCTAAATTTATATATCATACACCTTAATTCTAAAGCAAAACTTTTGACGATGATTTTTTCCTTTAAGTGCATTCACTCATTTTTAATCCAAGTCTATGTTAACGATTTAGGCCTCAACCCTCAACGACTCTTAAGTACTTTGATTGAGgtacaatttattattatctaaaatgtttttcttgaaTAACATATATCACTCTAGAAGTGTATCtacaaaactataaactatagTTTTGgagatatattttcaaaataggtatatttaatttcaaaattacatttttgcaAAGCAAAAGGGATGTCCATCTTTAAGTGAGAAGGGTATAATGGATGGTCGGGAGGTAGAAAGTGGGGTAGGGGTGTGCTTAGAAAAAAAGTGTGTAAATAGCAATAGCGTTTAAGTAATAGACACAGGGCTGACCCAATGAATAATTACATTTAGGACCATTTCTTCTCatcaattctttttttctaagttcGCATCTGAACTTTCTTTCCTACAATCCTCTATGCAAACAAGTTTTTATTGTATACTCTATCTAAAGAAAACTTGTATCTGGAATAGATATACAATGAATATAAGTTTCTTTATGTTAAACAATGGTTCTAAAGGTAGAATATTATCTACTAAtaagaattttgtttttacGTAAAATTTAGGCATTACACAACTTTATGTATAGCAATGACACTATGTATCCATACCCAAAAActgattcttttttttagaggaacacAAAAACTGATTCTAAACTTGagtaaatgattaatttagtccctcaagtattacatttttttccttttaataattcttgaaataataaaattatataaaatattaaatatctgtcaatttaatctctatataatttctaatacttgaatgattatttatataatttatttattttatggagATCACCCCTAAGTTTGTAAATTACTGTCTTAATTTTCTAGAGTCTGGTTATTTctagttatgatttttttaaaatactaataattcaaatattttttttataaacaatggagttaatgaaaattgaatttaagCCCTTTATGTATCTACCTCAACTCTCCAATCCTTAGGCTAGCCTTAATGGGTTGTTCAActaaattcttattttacatttttttactacAGATCATATTAATAACttaacctttaatttttttgttatgaaactttcaataaaaagtattatattaaaattttaaaatgttacaacattgttggttttgtttgttttttcgtTAATAACTATTTAGGAGAAAGTGTGATactttaagataaaataatgatttattctCTTGATCTTCTAATATCATTATagtataataaacaaaaatatcaaagaGTCTAACTCAGGTGATTGAGATGTGTGGATAGGGATGAAAATAAGTTGAGTCAAACCAAGCTTTACTCACCTTTAAGGATTGAGCTTGGTTCATTATCTGTCATGGGCTTTTTTCAAAGGCTCGACTCGGCTTACATAAAAACCTAACTTGACCTACGAGCTTATTTAAAAGCTTGCTTAAAGACATCTTTGAtcagttaattattttaaaacctagtgaaatacaaactaaaaaaaaacttataaaatttagtataaatagtgtacaaatccaaaaataattgataaacaaaatcatattgaattcaagtcgttaaaatacaaagtatataaaaagaaaatgaaaaaaagagcataatattaaaaaatgtatgaattagagatgatttatattaatataatcaaacaaaaatatttaaattgtctgAAAATGTCTTTACAAAATATTCATTTGCTTGAAAGTATTAATCTAGTTGTATTATCCTTTTAGCTTGAgtctctttctttttaaaaaattttcacACGCAAATGAACTCTGTAGACACTTTATGTCACTTCATCCTCTCATTCATAATGTCATAAAAATGAGTTGCTATAAAGctaccaaacaaaatataattcaagatatacactcttaaaccaataaattaaagtgcatatttctatttattttataagaatctgaagagttttaaaagttttttatttaataataataatacttattattattatcattacttAAACAAgcttgtcaaatttaacaaatttttttatagtttggattttgatctttttatttaaaaagactttttaaaaagCTAGAACTTGATctttataataaacaaatcaAGTCGAACTTTAGATAGGTCAAGGCAAAGACTACAAGCTGCTCgactcattttttttcatccctATATGTGGATGCAATCCTcgtatttaatttctataaataaaaaaatataataaacaaaataaagattCAACAACATGCATCACGTACGTGATACGTCGATCTTTTATGTACAGAatacttgtttttttctttctgaaagCTTAACAGCGATCGAACAC is a window encoding:
- the LOC100809904 gene encoding protein BIG GRAIN 1-like B, with the translated sequence MYTTKREQQRFRFQNDSKTPSFSSTLLDKVYRSIDQSNDMKLYNETMGKKQSRVVVEEEEITAASIRRACLLEKWNRSEKVGTQWKTQTRWHHHRHHEHDQDVMFFSSTSSSSDSSSGLLSSSDTESLYGLRSKSRFSCFAPPRPKPVMTSASNEEGLRKSKSRALKIYNNLKKVKQPISPGGKLSNFLNSLLATGGSVKKTKTYDDTKAPKSGQDSTCSSASSFSRSCLSKATPSSSKDKLRDGVKRTVRFYPVSVILNEDSRPCGHKCLYEEDTRVMAWKIGRKKNEDEELRVVDNSRRVEEAAREFLKEYRRSQKKSDFINLRDFTNLDNDDDDDDAASCSSSDLFELDHLAVMGNNRYREDLPVYETTYVSTNRAIANGLI